The Megasphaera stantonii genome includes a window with the following:
- a CDS encoding NAD(P)H-dependent flavin oxidoreductase yields the protein MKLPELRIGKLVAKVPIVQGGMAIRLSTARLAAAVANEGGIGLIAASGMPFDELRYEIRLARKLAPTGIIGINVMVAAREFKGIVTTAIEEGIDLVVAGAGFSRDMFAWGKDSGTPIVPIVSSAKLAKISQTLGAAAVVVEGAEAGGHLGTNRSSRLIVPEVRKAVDIPVIGAGGVLHGEDIAEMLRLGADGVQMGSRFAASVESNGADELKKVYLRANSPEDFILVHSPVGLPGQAIRTPFSERILLGTAPAPDHCDQCLKKCSHKYCIIRALTRAQQGDVETGLVFSGRRMQEIHDILPVKDIFAYLKREMDEIPD from the coding sequence GTGAAGCTGCCAGAATTAAGAATAGGTAAGCTCGTAGCAAAGGTGCCAATCGTCCAGGGCGGCATGGCAATTCGATTGTCCACAGCCCGATTGGCCGCAGCAGTAGCCAACGAAGGCGGTATTGGCCTTATTGCGGCTTCTGGCATGCCCTTTGATGAATTAAGGTATGAAATACGCTTAGCCAGAAAACTGGCTCCAACTGGAATCATAGGCATAAACGTAATGGTCGCGGCCCGCGAATTCAAAGGGATCGTGACCACTGCAATTGAAGAAGGAATAGACCTGGTTGTAGCAGGAGCAGGCTTTTCCCGGGATATGTTCGCCTGGGGAAAAGACAGCGGCACGCCTATTGTGCCCATCGTATCTTCTGCTAAACTAGCTAAAATATCCCAAACCCTGGGTGCTGCTGCCGTCGTCGTAGAGGGGGCAGAAGCAGGCGGGCATCTGGGAACCAACCGCTCGAGCCGGCTCATCGTGCCGGAAGTGCGGAAAGCTGTCGACATTCCCGTCATCGGCGCAGGCGGCGTTCTTCACGGTGAAGACATTGCCGAAATGCTGCGTTTGGGCGCCGACGGCGTTCAGATGGGAAGCCGGTTTGCCGCCAGCGTGGAATCCAACGGCGCTGACGAATTGAAAAAGGTATATCTGCGGGCCAATAGCCCTGAAGATTTTATATTGGTGCATAGTCCAGTCGGCCTTCCGGGGCAGGCAATCCGGACGCCCTTTTCCGAACGAATTCTTCTCGGTACGGCGCCGGCGCCGGATCACTGCGATCAGTGTCTGAAAAAATGCAGCCATAAGTACTGCATTATCCGCGCCCTCACGAGAGCGCAGCAGGGCGACGTCGAAACGGGCTTGGTGTTCTCCGGCAGGAGAATGCAGGAAATCCATGACATTCTGCCGGTAAAAGACATATTTGCATATCTTAAACGTGAAATGGATGAAATTCCCGATTGA
- the fabF gene encoding beta-ketoacyl-ACP synthase II: MEKRVVITGVGVISPVGMGKDEFWNALLSGKNGIGPITHFDATEYGARIAGEVKDFDPAAFGIDKKEARHMDPSTQYAVAAAKLALEDSKMNLDEEDRDRIGTIVGTGIGGMETLHNLYKGLFAKGPSRVNPFVVPKMIANMASGQVSITFGLKGHCASVVTACATGANSIGDAFRMIQRGELDAAVAGGTEAAVSPGAVAGFAAMKALSTRNDDPAHASRPFDKDRDGFVMGEGAGIVVLEELEHAKKRGAHIYCEISGYGSNADAYHITAPGPDGIQQSKCIELAIKDAGLLPNDVDYVNAHGTSTHLNDLNETKAVSRVFGDHAKALLMSSTKSMTGHLLGAAGAVEAIVCALTIETGKVHPTINLAEVDDELKEFGLNYVPNEAVDADVNVAISNSFGFGGHNATLLFRKYVD, from the coding sequence TTGGAAAAACGTGTAGTGATTACAGGCGTCGGCGTCATTTCCCCCGTAGGCATGGGTAAGGATGAATTTTGGAACGCGCTGCTCAGCGGCAAAAATGGAATCGGTCCTATCACTCATTTTGACGCGACTGAATACGGCGCGCGCATTGCCGGCGAAGTCAAAGATTTTGATCCTGCTGCCTTCGGCATTGATAAGAAGGAAGCTCGCCACATGGACCCGTCTACGCAGTACGCCGTAGCGGCCGCCAAATTGGCTCTCGAAGATTCTAAGATGAATTTGGATGAAGAAGACCGCGACCGCATCGGTACGATCGTCGGCACGGGCATCGGCGGCATGGAAACTCTCCATAACCTGTATAAGGGCTTGTTTGCCAAGGGACCGTCCCGCGTCAATCCCTTTGTCGTACCGAAGATGATCGCCAACATGGCGTCCGGCCAGGTTTCCATTACCTTCGGCCTGAAGGGCCATTGCGCCAGCGTCGTAACGGCCTGCGCGACAGGCGCTAACTCCATCGGCGACGCCTTCCGCATGATTCAGCGCGGCGAACTGGACGCAGCCGTAGCCGGCGGTACGGAAGCTGCCGTATCTCCCGGCGCTGTAGCGGGCTTTGCCGCGATGAAGGCTCTGAGCACGCGCAACGACGATCCGGCTCATGCATCCCGTCCCTTTGACAAAGACCGCGACGGCTTCGTCATGGGCGAAGGCGCAGGCATTGTCGTACTGGAAGAATTAGAACACGCTAAGAAGCGCGGCGCCCACATTTACTGCGAAATCAGCGGTTATGGCAGCAACGCCGACGCATATCACATTACGGCTCCCGGTCCGGACGGCATCCAGCAGTCCAAGTGCATAGAATTGGCTATTAAGGACGCCGGTCTCCTGCCGAACGACGTCGACTACGTCAACGCTCACGGCACGTCGACACATTTGAACGACTTGAACGAAACGAAAGCCGTTTCCCGCGTATTCGGCGATCACGCCAAAGCCCTCCTCATGAGCTCGACGAAGTCCATGACGGGTCATCTCCTCGGCGCAGCCGGCGCCGTCGAAGCCATCGTCTGCGCTTTGACGATTGAAACGGGCAAGGTACATCCGACGATTAACTTGGCGGAAGTCGACGACGAACTGAAAGAATTCGGCTTGAATTACGTGCCGAACGAAGCCGTAGACGCCGACGTCAACGTAGCGATTTCCAACTCCTTCGGGTTCGGCGGCCACAACGCAACGCTGCTGTTTAGAAAATACGTCGACTAA
- the rnc gene encoding ribonuclease III, which produces MDTGRKKQLEKFIDVLGLSSFHNLLILDQALTHSSYANENKAKHGYYNERLEFLGDAILDLVVGEYLFLQYPHMPEGELSKARASVVSEAPLAAVCATFNMGDYILLGKGELASGGRKRASILADAFEAVVGAIYIDSSYEEARKFILHQLKDYLSLVASGDYGKDYKTLFQEFVQRDGEQKITYALCREEGPDHDKTFYMEVIVAGKVLGEGSGKTKKDAEQHAAHEALKRLHAI; this is translated from the coding sequence ATGGATACAGGTAGAAAAAAGCAGTTAGAAAAATTCATTGACGTTTTAGGACTTTCCTCTTTTCATAATCTGTTGATTTTGGACCAGGCTCTGACACACTCATCCTATGCCAATGAAAATAAGGCAAAACACGGTTATTACAATGAACGGCTGGAATTTTTGGGAGATGCGATTCTCGACTTGGTAGTCGGCGAATATCTTTTCCTGCAATATCCCCACATGCCGGAAGGCGAATTATCGAAAGCGCGGGCCAGCGTCGTCAGCGAAGCGCCGCTGGCTGCCGTATGCGCTACCTTCAACATGGGGGACTACATTCTTCTGGGAAAAGGAGAATTGGCGTCAGGCGGCCGCAAGCGGGCCAGCATACTGGCAGACGCATTTGAAGCCGTCGTCGGCGCGATTTACATTGATTCGTCTTATGAAGAAGCGCGCAAATTTATTCTGCATCAGTTAAAAGATTATTTATCCCTCGTTGCCAGCGGCGATTACGGAAAAGATTACAAGACGCTGTTCCAGGAATTCGTCCAGCGCGACGGCGAGCAGAAAATCACATACGCCCTGTGCCGGGAAGAAGGCCCCGACCACGACAAGACCTTTTACATGGAGGTCATCGTAGCCGGCAAGGTTCTCGGCGAAGGCTCCGGCAAGACCAAAAAGGATGCGGAACAGCATGCCGCTCACGAAGCTCTGAAACGATTACATGCAATATAA